Proteins co-encoded in one Quercus robur chromosome 8, dhQueRobu3.1, whole genome shotgun sequence genomic window:
- the LOC126697247 gene encoding dolichyl-diphosphooligosaccharide--protein glycosyltransferase subunit 1B — MEAQLSVRAILLLSLLSLLSLLARSSSSSVSHDIQIVNAERRIDLTSHIVKVFLTLKVENIGSSPVSDIYLAFPPTQVDHLALVKAAATVGKRKKKSYLPLEVNPTELPDAPNGTKYFSISLVNPLSAGETLTIEVLYILTHSLEPFPVEISQSESQLVYYHDSAIILSPYDIKKQTTFLKTPSTKLESFTKVEPTNRAGTELKYGPYENQSPHSFSPIIVHFENNNPFAVVEELVREVEISHWGNLQITEHYKLMHAGARHKGVFSRVEYQSKPSFSGVSSFKNLLARLPPGVHSAYYRDEIGNISSSHLRTDPWKSELEIEPRYPLFGGWKSTFIIGYGLPLQDFLFESPDGRRYLNFSFGCPLVETVADKLTIKVVLPEGSKDPSAVVPFPVEQHLETKYSYLDIVGRTVVVLEKRNVVPEHNSPFQVYYTFNQVFMLAEPLMLASVFFFLFVTYVAYLHIDLSIRK; from the exons ATTGACTTGACTTCTCACATTGTTAAGGTTTTCCTAACCTTGAAG GTTGAAAACATTGGGTCATCTCCTGTTTCAGATATATATCTTGCATTTCCTCCAACGCAAGTTGATCATCTAGCGCTTGTCAAAGCTGCTGCAACTGTTGGAAAACGGAAGAAGAAAAGTTATTTGCCCCTTGAGGTAAACCCAACTGAGCTACCTGATGCGCCAAATGGAACCAAGTATTTCTCTATATCTTTGGTCAATCCATTAAGTGCGGGTGAAACTTTAACAATAGAAGTGCTTTACATATTGACACATTCTCTAGAACCATTTCCAGTTGAAATAAGTCAGTCAGAATCTCAGCTGGTCTATTATCATGATAGTGCAATAATTTTATCACCATATGATATTAAGAAACAGACAACATTTTTGAAGACTCCAAGTACTAAACTAGAATCATTCACAAAAGTGGAACCGACAAACCGTGCTGGTACAGAGTTAAAGTATGGGCCTTATGAAAATCAATCTCCACATTCATTTTCACCCATAATTGTTCATTTTGAGAATAACAATCCATTTGCCGTTGTTGAGGAGCTTGTCCGTGAAGTGGAGATATCTCACTGGGGAAATCTTCAGATCACTGAGCATTACAAGTTGATGCATGCCGGTGCCCGACACAAAGGGGTGTTTTCAAG GGTTGAATATCAATCTAAGCCATCTTTTAGTGGGGTGTCTTCATTCAAAAATCTTCTAGCAAGACTACCACCTGGGGTTCACTCTGCCTACTACCGAGATGAAATAGGGAATATTTCATCATCACATTTGCGTACGGATCCCTGGAAG TCAGAACTTGAAATTGAACCACGTTATCCTTTATTTGGAGGATGGAAATCTACATTTATCATTGGATATGGACTACCATTGCAAGACTTCCTCTTCGAGTCACCTGATGGTAGACGATACCTCAACTTCAGTTTTGGATGTCCTCTTGTGGAGACAGTGGCAGACAAGTTGACCATCAAA GTAGTGTTGCCAGAGGGATCAAAAGACCCTTCTGCTGTGGTTCCTTTCCCAGTGGAGCAGCATCTGGAG ACCAAATATTCGTACCTTGACATTGTTGGGAGGACTGTGGTGGTTCTGGAAAAGAGAAATGTAGTTCCTGAGCACAACTCTCCTTTCcag GTTTACTACACCTTCAACCAAGTTTTCATGCTTGCAGAGCCATTGATGTTGGCATCGGTGTTTTTCTTCTTATTCGTCACCTATGTAGCTTACCTACACATTGATCTTTCTATTCGCAAGTGA
- the LOC126697248 gene encoding protein ENHANCED DISEASE RESISTANCE 2-like, with translation MGMLQNDGITEGWLYLIRSNRIGIKYARRRYFVFKDNCLRCYKGIPISERQEPVRSAIIDSCIRVTDNGRESIHSRVIFIFTLYNTSNQSDRLKLGASSPEEAARWIRSLQDSALKEWPNQTKNCADCSKRKGSSLRLDGSKGEHERPIDWTIWSSMLLEAMASDVIASSPWKIFGFQNGLRLFKEAKDWDSYGRYWDDHPAIMAVSVIDGTSEAIFRTLMSLGHSRSEWDFSFYRGSVIEHIDGHTDIIHKLLYSNWLPRRMRRRDLLLRRYWRREDDGTYVILYHSVSHKKCRPKKGYVRACLKSGGFVITPVNQGKHSLVKHMLAIDWKLWKMSLRPSSAISRSITIRMLERVAALGEMFKAKAGNHSSEFSSGDSTRDIGFPQSEEDKHTIGDEFEKPPSSHASLMGRNDASDEFFDVPEPDCAHIETEWPSGLSVEVHSPNRYQPRLSSAASFVKRLHEIAVQKKGYVGLPDLGREASITCSYGTTLHRDPSCSTPCSWAAADPSSFLIRGENYLHDHQKIKAKGTLMQMVGADWIKSDRREDDLASRCGSIVQKSLERGEPEFFFIVNIQVPGKTMYTLALYYMMKTPLEDNPLLHAFVNGDDAFRNSRFKLIPYISKGSWIVKQSVGKKACLVGQALNINYFRGENYLELEIDVGSSTVARGVVSLVLGYLNNLVIEMAFLIQGNTDEELPEELLGACRLNHLDASKSVRLKS, from the exons ATGGGTATGTTGCAAAATGATGGTATAACGGAAGGTTGGCTGTATCTCATTCGGTCCAACCGGATTGGGATAAAATACGCACGCAGAAggtattttgttttcaaagacAATTGCCTCAGGTGCTACAAAGGGATACCCATTTCTGAGAGACAG gaGCCAGTTAGAAGTGCAATAATTGACTCCTGCATTCGGGTTACAGACAATGGAAGAGAGAGCATTCATTCAAGA GTAATCTTCATTTTCACACTTTATAATACTTCCAATCAAAGTGATCGGTTAAAG TTGGGAGCAAGTAGTCCAGAAGAAGCAGCAAGATGGATACGTTCGTTGCAAGATTCTGCTTTAAAG GAGTGgccaaatcaaacaaagaatTGTGCGGATTGTTCCAAGAGGAAGGGCTCATCTTTAAG ATTGGATGGTTCAAAGGGAGAACATGAAAGGCCAATAGATTGGACTATTTGGTCATCCATGCTGTTGGAGGCAATGGCATCTGATGTTATTGCATCCTCACCGtggaaaatttttggttttcagAATG GATTACGGCTTTTCAAAGAAGCAAAAGATTGGGATTCCTATGGGAGG TATTGGGATGATCATCCGGCAATAATGGCAGTTAGTGTGATTGATGGAACTTCAGAGGCTATTTTTCGAACGCTTATGTCTCTTGGTCACTCAAGATCAGA ATGGGACTTTAGTTTTTATCGGGGCAGCGTGATTGAGCACATTGATGGACACACAGATATTATTCACAAATTGCTATACAGCAATTGGCTACCTCG GAGGATGAGGAGAAGAGATTTACTGTTGCGGCGCTATTGGAGAAGGGAGGATGATGGCACATATG TAATCCTGTATCATTCTGTGTCTCATAAGAAGTGTCGTCCAAAGAAAGGCTATGTTCGTGCTTGTCTTAAAA GTGGAGGATTTGTAATAACTCCTGTCAACCAGGGGAAACATTCACTAGTAAAACACATGCTTGCTATTGATTGGAAGCTCTGGAAAATGTCTCTGCGTCCATCATCTGCAATTTCAAGATCCATAACAATCAGAATGCTTGAGAGAGTTGCTG CATTAGGGGAGATGTTTAAAGCCAAAGCAGGAAATCATTCCTCTGAATTCTCATCTGGAGATTCGACAAGAGATATTGGGTTTCCCCAAAGTGAGGAGGACAAACACACAATAGGGGATGAGTTTGAAAAACCACCTTCTAGCCATGCAAGTTTAATGGGACGGAATGATGCTTCTGAtgagttctttgatgttcctgAACCAGACTGTGCCCATATTGAAACTGAGTGGCCTTCTGGCCTGAGCGTAGAAGTGCACTCTCCG AATAGATACCAGCCTAGACTATCATCAGCTGCTAGTTTTGTGAAAAGATTGCATGAAATTGCAG TTCAGAAGAAGGGTTATGTGGGGTTACCTGACTTGGGCAGGGAAGCCAGTATAACATGCTCCTATGGAACCACTCTTCACAGAGACCCAAGTTGTAGTACTCCTTGCAGTTGGGCAGCAGCTGatccttcttcatttttaatACGCGGAGAAAATTATTTACATGACCATCAAAAG ATTAAAGCAAAAGGCACGTTGATGCAAATGGTTGGTGCAGATTGGATAAAATCTGACCGGCGAGAAGATGATCTTGCTAGCCGCTGTGGTAGTATCGTTCAG AAATCTTTAGAACGTGGTGAACCAGAATTCTTCTTCATCGTTAACATACAG GTCCCTGGTAAGACCATGTATACCTTGGCACTATATTACATGATGAAAACTCCTTTGGAAGACAATCCGTTGCTACATGCTTTCGTCAATGGAGATGATGCCTTTAGGAACTCAAGATTTAAACTCATACCATATATTTCTAAG GGATCATGGATAGTCAAGCAGAGTGTTGGGAAGAAAGCGTGCTTGGTGGGTCAAGCActcaatataaattattttcgTGGGGAAAACTATTTGGAG CTTGAAATCGATGTTGGGTCTTCAACAGTGGCAAGGGGGGTGGTCAGTCTTGTTCTTGGATACCTGAACAATTTGGTCATAGAAATGGCATTCTTAATACAG GGCAATACAGATGAGGAGCTTCCAGAAGAACTACTTGGAGCATGTCGACTTAATCATCTTGATGCTTCCAAATCAGTCCGGCTAAAATCGTGA